In one window of Myxocyprinus asiaticus isolate MX2 ecotype Aquarium Trade chromosome 43, UBuf_Myxa_2, whole genome shotgun sequence DNA:
- the aebp1a gene encoding adipocyte enhancer-binding protein 1, with amino-acid sequence MKMQTSRVPLLPILFALCWILSFVINADSVASERYNQNTRSTQIKENSDVSSRREEIQDGFSEDTQMDEPNAEKMSDKDKPKRKKTPEEVLAAKAKKAAEKEAKAKKPKPTKKPKPPKPTKKPKPPKPTKKPKPPKPTKKTKAPKATTTPKTRGSPPTRKTTMEEEEEKLLLELGWDKLNIHNKKEATTPPLIKEHDPDYWDAKYVPEPDLIPKVKKPSTIDDPSIYLPIPEETSITPRTVAPWYEEYDYSDLAAKKLEEELEKARKAKEEKAEKLRKIWEEEEEERRKQTAHRAEPKKCPPLGMESHRIEDDQILASSMSHHGYSALRGRLNMQSSDDEEDVYGGAWCADTEEKEHWFQLDARREVEFTGVITQGRNSETNNDFVSSYFMAFSNDSRDWMVLHDGYAEWLFYGNVDKDTPVMAEFSYPVVARYIRILPQSWNGSLCMRLEVLGCPLPTSYPTENDVSPTDDLDYRHHNYKDMRQMMKVINEECPNITRIYNVGRSSQGLKMYAMEISDNPGEHETGEPEFRYTAGLHGNEVLGRELLLLLMQFLCKEYNDDNPRVRRLVEGVRIHLVPSLNPDAYELAFEMGSEMGNWALGHWTEEGYDIFQNFPDLNSVLWGAEDRGWVPRVVPNHHIPIPENFLNGSVAVETKAIITWMERTPFVLGANLQGGEKIVAYPFDMQRPPRATGMDSRGSQTMLEYHQMNEETWARIQRQNEGALRETADENLFRWLAMTYAHSHLTLTETHRGSCHTDDITGGQGIINRASWKPVVGSMNDFSYLHTNCFEISIFLGCDKFPHESELATEWENNREALLAFIEQVHRGIKGVVRDIDGNLLANATVSVEGIKHDVKTAATGDYWRLLNPGEYRVTARADGYSSQTRLCIVGYDASATPCSFTLTKSNWARIRQIMAQSGKKPRMPTITTGSTNSRVTVESTGPAAVPQNERLRRMRLLRLRKLRMEKMKGSTTMKTTTTTTVPPTTTMATETTTSWFDTWFEVDSTTTSQDYNFEYKIDAY; translated from the exons ATGAAAATGCAGACTTCTAGGGTTCCTCTATTACCAATTTTGTTTGCACTGTGCTGGATTTTGTCGTTTGTTATTAACGCTGACTCAGTTGCTTCTGAGAGGTACAACCAGAATACAAGGAGCACCCAGATTAAGGAAAATAGTGATGTTAGTTCAAGAAGAGAAGAAATACAGGATGGATTTTCAGAAGACACTCAGATGGATGAGCCTAATGCAGAAAAGATGTCTGACAAAGACAAACCAAAGCGTAAAAAGACGCCTGAAGAGGTATTAGCTG CCAAAGCAAAAAAGGCGGCTGAGAAGGAAGCCAAAGCCAAGAAACCCAAACCCACCAAAAAACCCAAGCcaccaaaaccaacaaagaaaCCCAAACCACCAAAGCCCACCAAGAAACCAAAGCCTCCAAAACCCACCAAAAAGACAAAGGCACCAAAGGCCACTACAACACCAAAGACCAGAGGATCTCCACCAACCAGAAAGACGACaatggaggaagaggaggagaaactGCTGTTAGAACTGGGATGGGACAAGT TGAACATCCACAACAAGAAAGAGGCCACAACACCCCCCTTAATCAAAGAGCATGACCCAGATTACTGGGATGCCAAAT ATGTTCCAGAACCAGACCTCATCCCGAAAGTCAAGAAGCCCTCCACTATAGATGACCCGAGTATATACTTACCCATCCCAG AGGAAACCTCCATTACCCCTCGAACAGTTGCGCCCTGGTATGAGGAATATGATTATTCTGATT TGGCTGCAAAGAAGTTGGAGGAAGAGCTGGAAAAAGCAAGGAAGGCCAAAGAGGAGAAGG CGGAAAAACTGCGGAAGATTtgggaagaggaggaagaggagaggagaaagcAAACAGCTCATCGTGCTGAGCCAAAGA AGTGTCCTCCACTTGGCATGGAGTCCCATCGTATAGAAGATGATCAGATCTTGGCATCTTCTATGTCTCATCACGGATATTCTGCTTTGAGAGGACGCCTGAACATGCAG AGTTCAGATGATGAGGAGGATGTTTATGGTGGAGCGTGGTGTGCTGATACAGAAGAGAAGGAGCACTGGTTTCAACTGGACGCACGTCGAGAGGTCGAGTTCACTGGGGTCATCACACAGGGCAGGAATTCCGAAACTAA taatgacTTCGTTTCGTCGTATTTCATGGCCTTCAGTAACGACAGCCGTGATTGGATGGTGCTGCATGACGGTTACGCCGAGTGG CtcttttatgggaatgtggataaGGACACTCCAGTGATGGCTGAATTCTCATATCCTGTGGTGGCGCGTTACATCCGTATTCTCCCTCAGAGCTGGAACGGCAGTTTGTGCATGAGACTGGAGGTGCTCGGCTGCCCGTTACCAA CTAGTTATCCAACAGAGAACGACGTTTCGCCTACTGATGACCTCGATTACAGACATCACAACTACAAAGATATGCGTCAG ATGATGAAGGTTATAAATGAAGAATGTCCAAACATCACCAGAATATATAACGTCGGAAGAAGCTCTCAAGGGCTGAAGATGTATGCCATGGAGATCTCCGATAACCCTGGAGAACACGAGACAG GTGAGCCAGAATTCCGTTACACCGCCGGGCTTCATGGGAATGAGGTGTTAGGTCGGGAACTTTTGCTCCTGCTTATGCAGTTCTTGTGTAAGGAGTACAACGACGACAATCCTCGAGTGCGCCGTCTTGTTGAAGGAGTTCGTATACATCTAGTGCCGTCACTGAACCCTGATGCCTACGAATTGGCGTTTGAAATG GGCTCTGAGATGGGCAACTGGGCTTTAGGCCACTGGACAGAGGAGGGCTATGACATCTTCCAGAACTTCCCAGACCTGAACAGTGTTCTGTGGGGCGCGGAGGACAGGGGATGGGTGCCACGGGTCGTTCCCAATCACCACATTCCCATTCCTGAGAATTTCCTCAATGGTTCC GTCGCTGTTGAAACGAAAGCCATCATCACTTGGATGGAAAGGACGCCGTTTGTCCTGGGTGCTAATCTACAGGGTGGAGAGAAGATTGTTGCGTACCCCTTCGACATGCAGCGACCGCCCCGGGCGACAGGCATGGATAGCAGGGGAAGCCAGACCATGCTGGAGTATCACCAGATGAATGAGGAAACATGGGCGAGGATTCAACGACAGAATGAGGGCGCTCTCCGCGAGACGGCAGACGAAAACTTGTTCCGCTGGCTGGCCATGACGTACGCCCACAGTCACTTGACCCTGACGGAGACCCACCGCGGTTCCTGTCATACCGATGATATCACAGGCGGCCAGGGCATCATCAACCGTGCCAGCTGGAAGCCGGTTGTGGGCA GCATGAACGACTTCAGCTACCTGCACACAAACTGCTTCGAGATTTCTATCTTTCTTGGGTGTGACAAGTTTCCTCACGAGAGCGAATTGGCGACGGAGTGGGAAAACAATCGAGAGGCTCTACTAGCTTTCATTGAGCAG GTCCATCGAGGTATTAAAGGAGTTGTGAGAGACATTGATGGGAATCTTCTAGCAAATGCAACAGTTTCTGTGGAGGGCATCAAACATGACGTCAAAACAG CTGCCACCGGCGATTACTGGCGTCTTCTGAACCCAGGCGAGTATCGCGTGACGGCAAGAGCAGACGGGTATTCATCGCAGACACGACTTTGCATTGTGGGCTATGATGCCAGCGCGACTCCCTGCAGCTTCACTCTAACTAAATCTAACTGGGCTCGGATCCGACAAATCATGGCACAGAGTGGGAAGAAGCCAAGAATGCCTACTATCACCACCGGAAGCACAAACAGCCGCGTAACCGTCGAGAGCACAGGGCCCGCCGCTGTCCCACAGAATGAACGTCTGCGCCGCATGCGACTGCTGCGTCTGCGCAAACTGCGAATGGAGAAGATGAAAGGCAGTACCACAATGAAAACTACAACGACCACCACTGTGCCCCCCACCACAACAATGGCAACAGAAACCACAACCTCATGGTTTGACACATGGTTTGAGGTGGACAGTACTACTACCAGTCAAGACTATAACTTTGAGTACAAAATAGATGCTTACTGA